The sequence CGCTGTCGCTCAAGCGCGTGTGGATCCTCAACGACATCTACGTCGCCGAGGACGCGCGCCGCCAGCTGGTCGCCGACCACCTGCTGCAGCACGCCCGGCAGATGGCGCGCGACACCAACGCCGTGCGCATGCGCGTGTCGACCAGCATCGACAACGAAGTGGCGCAGAAGGTCTACGAGTCGATCGGTTTCCGCGAGGACACCGAGTTCAAGAACTACATCCTGCCGATCAGCGACGACCTCGTCTGAGCATTTATCCCGCCCCGCTGGTCGCAGCGGGGCCGCAGCGCTAGAGTGATGGCACCGTAGGTGCAGCATCCGTAGTCCGACGGATAAGGGGTTACATGCATTCTCCCCAACGATCTCTGCGTCGCCTGGCATTCGCCCTGC is a genomic window of Pseudomonas knackmussii B13 containing:
- a CDS encoding GNAT family N-acetyltransferase produces the protein MRIVQATLDHLDMLTPLFVKYREFYGMLPYPESSRKFLEKRLSRKESVIYLALPDDADDRILGFCQLYPSFSSLSLKRVWILNDIYVAEDARRQLVADHLLQHARQMARDTNAVRMRVSTSIDNEVAQKVYESIGFREDTEFKNYILPISDDLV